A segment of the Ictalurus punctatus breed USDA103 chromosome 24, Coco_2.0, whole genome shotgun sequence genome:
tctctcaaaGGCAAATCGACAGACTCATAAACAATGGAGCCTTTTCTACTTAATCCACCCAAAGCTCATCCTGGGTGATGTGAGCAACAAGCAGGCATTTGTTTGCATGGATATGAAAGAAAACAGGTACATAACCCTGTGcatattatgtatgtgtgtcttgCTGACTCTCAGGAGATGAAGATAAACTTCTGAAGGTCTCAGGGTCTAGTTTCATGGCCAGGAATTGGTGTCCAGGACTCCCATTTTGGGAGGACATTTCAAAGGGAATAGCAGTGCCAACACACATATCCAGACCTGAACAGGAGGTGCTGTTGAGACACAAATATGCATAGAGGTACACAGTCAAATAAACATACTGAGGCAAGAATGTAAATCACCATCTTTTAACAGGCATCCAGTCCTAATGAGACTGAACAATATACTctggggttatttatttatttattttaccaaatTACAAGAGTATTTAGTCCATTTTGAATTTACTATGACTTGTTGAAtcaaacacagaaaacacacatgcacacctttcacagtcacagtcacagaGGCTTTTGCTCTCATCCTCCAGAGGGACGTGTGTCTCATATACATAGCATTGGATAGCCTCAGCCACAGTATAACTAGTCTGGCCCTGCACACATGCCTCCATTTTGGCAACACTCAGTTGGGTCTGCAGGAACAGGTGCAAATGACTGTCTGACAACAGAAGGGGCATCTTCAGCACTCTacaaaaaacaattacaaaatggAGAGAAATATTATCCATGGCAAACCTCAATTATCTTCACTAGGGCTGTATAAGATAGAATAACATAAAtagaatattttaattattctaCTACACATTGCAATTGTGATGCAATGCtttgcaacaaaaaaatcacattaattttttgcattcatttcctgCATTAATTATTGCAAAGACCATTACTGTAATAAAAATCAGCATTCTTCATGAGTGGACAACTCCCTGAAATCAAACCTTCTAATGAACCACCTACTATCTTGTAGTAAGTAACTAAGAAATGATTActtaattgtatatatatatatatatatatatatatatatatatatatatatatatatatatatatatatatatatatatatatatatatatatatatatatataaataaaagaataaattcTGGAAATAAAATTCGATCATCATCAGAATAAAAGATCAAAGTGTTTCCCTACAGATGACCAAAAACACTACATTTTTCATGGCTATATTATAATGTGACCAAGTCTCTGATATGGAGAAGATATTCTGTGCCAGATTGAAAAGTAAGCACTAAGGTGAAAAATGTGGACAACATGCCACTTTACATGATATTGCTTTTTAGGTCTTACACCCTAAACGTGTGTCAGAAGTGATATTCCATCGGTGTATGGCACATAAACATGGGTTGAACAAGAGATGGGTTCCGACACAGCGGTGCGTGATGTATCTAAAATTCAAAGAGGTGGAAGAAAATTCATACTGACTTCTGACAAAACTTCAATGTTTAATTATTCAATAGCAATCCCCTGCTGCTTGTTTTCCACTGAAGAGATGAAATTAAGGATTTGCATGTCAGTGCgtaagatttttatttgattttttttcactattttcACTAATGAAATTTTTTCCCATTGGTGTCATTAATGTCATCACATAGTGAAATGCAGTGCTGTGGCtttgattttattcacttttcatatgaattcaatgttttattttaattttttttaattgcaataCAATGATGATATGGTCACTGAAAAGCTTAAGAAAGAGAAATGcagtgaaaatgtttattttcagtgTGGCAGGTTGTCCACAGGTCACTAATGAAATGTCTTtcacaatttttcacaattgTGATTTACTTTTCGATCTGCCACAGAATCTTCACTCTGTGGAGACAAAGTTGAAGGAACGTGAGTGGAGGGAGAAAACGAGCCGCTTTAGAGAGACGGACATTTCACTGGAATGTAGATTAATTAAATGGGGTGCATATCACAAGGTACATGAGAAATAAGAGATTAATAGTTGTTGGCACACATACGCTTCCAGAAACCTCTGCAGTCCCTCCATACGCTGGGTCACCTGCAATGAGTTGCTGAGGCTGAAGAACGGGTTAGCAGGAGGAAGTTTTGGCAACTGGCTGAGGACACAAAGAAACAGCATAAATGAGTGGAAGGGATCAGCACAaatttcagcatttttgttgCATTCTTTTGTGAAACAAAAGGGAGCTGAAATCCTCACTGGTATTGTATGATGATGTTAACAAAAATAAGGAAATTCAGGCCAGCCATTtgatatatatatgaaaaataaagctGCCCTTATAAAAAGTACAGGTGACATGTTTTAGGGATGCAGTCAGTGAAAGAATGCAGATGTAGAATGAATTATAAATCATCTATTTGGCCTCTAGAAAATAGCTGTAACTGCTTGCTAACATCTAATAAAATCCTTCTATTTAGACAACAGGAAGTTGTTCACAGTTCACTTAGTTGTTCATATTTGTATGATGAAAAAATAGAAACCGGCTGATCAGTAATGTTggaagatgaatatgagactgTAGAACCCCAGTATGCGGGGGTGTGGAGGAAGACTCGGAAGGCAGGCAGAATTTTTTCAGTGCTCCAAGCTCATGTTTATTCAGGCTGTGCTTTTCAGCACACTTTCAAAAAATCAACAATAAAGGATAAATCAACAGAAAAgggtttatatatacagtgcggGAAATAATTactgaacgcgtcaacattgttttcagtaaatatatttccaatgaggttattcacatgaattttttttttttaccagacatcagcattaactcaagaaatctggaaatataaagaatccacaacattaaagtccataaataaagttatgtgtaataaagaggaatgacacgggaaaaaagtattaaacatgctaagaaaaagcagttctacAAGGCGAgttaaggcaaggaaccagctgaaatccataagtaattataccctctatctgtgcaaattaatatcagctgggttagtaaactgatggtctataaaaaggcttttcattaccaaggagTCAcgcaagaaacatctcatgatgggtaaaagcaaagagctgtcccaagaccttcacaaccttaatgttgcgaaacatattgatggaatcgatttcagatgtatttcaaaacttctgaatcttccagtaagcaccatcggggtcattatccgcaagtggaagaaacatcactccgtcatcaaccggccacgcacaggagctcctcgcaagatttctgaccagggagtcagaagaatagtcggAAGAGTAGCGCAAGAGCCaaggaaagagctccagaaacacttggaggcagcaggtgccatcgtcacagagaaaacaataggcaatgctctccactgctcacgctcatcctgcaagactccattactaaagaaaaggcatggcgaagctcgtttaaagtttgctacaactcatttggacaagcctatgaaatactgggagactGTAGTCtagtcagacgagagcaaaatttaacttgtTGGCTGTCCTACTAAAtgccatgtttggagaagaaatggcactgcacatcaccctaaaaacactacaccaacagtgaagtctggaggtgaagcatcatggtgtggggctgtttttcatcacatggtactggcagacttcataattgaaggaacgatgaatggagccctttaccgggaggtTCTTGacaagaatctgctgccatccaccaggatgatgaaggtgagacgtgggtggagcttccagcaggacaacgatccaaagcatacagcaaagcaaactctcaattggtttcagagaaaaaaaaatcaaggcgttagaatggcccacccaatcacctgactcgaatccaactgaacaagatttaaagacgatacgtttagaagaacggaccaaaatcacacctgaataccgcGACCCATTAatctcttcatacaggaagtgtcttgagcATCATTACAAACAacggcttctccactaagtattaaatacatttcagttagtgagttcaatacttttttccccatatcattcctctttattaaacataacttcatttatggactttaatgtttggatttctttatatgtgcggatttcttgaggtaATACCAAAGTATTTCTCCACTGTTCCAAAATGCATATTTATAGGATTCTTCA
Coding sequences within it:
- the LOC108257469 gene encoding sorting nexin-10A, with translation MEDMMGSLMKKEFVSVWVRDPQLHKEDFWHAHIDYEICLHTNSMCFQKKTSRVRRRYSEFVWLRQRLQDSALLVQLPKLPPANPFFSLSNSLQVTQRMEGLQRFLEAVLKMPLLLSDSHLHLFLQTQLSVAKMEACVQGQTSYTVAEAIQCYVYETHVPLEDESKSLCDCDCESTSCSGLDMCVGTAIPFEMSSQNGSPGHQFLAMKLDPETFRSLSSSPESQQDTHT